Proteins encoded in a region of the Bacillota bacterium genome:
- a CDS encoding methyltransferase domain-containing protein: protein MAAVLCDLIPAEPDEAFVAVDVGAGDAWLSEAVLRRFPRAHVIALDGSLAMRDAARRRLAAFGARAKVRPFELGSLEWLQELRGPVRCFLSCLVVHHLDDAAKRRLFAALRRRLEPGGAMLIADIVRPASRWGWRHAARMWEEDVRRRSLQLTGNLEAYQRLAGSDWNWFDHPDDPMDKPATSTSSPG, encoded by the coding sequence ATGGCGGCGGTGTTGTGCGACCTCATCCCGGCGGAACCCGATGAGGCGTTCGTCGCCGTGGACGTGGGCGCCGGGGATGCGTGGCTCAGCGAAGCCGTTCTCCGGCGGTTCCCCCGGGCCCATGTCATCGCCTTGGACGGCTCCCTGGCCATGCGCGATGCGGCTCGAAGGCGCCTGGCTGCCTTCGGCGCAAGGGCGAAGGTGCGGCCGTTCGAGCTGGGGAGCCTGGAGTGGCTGCAGGAGCTGCGGGGCCCGGTGCGCTGCTTTTTGAGTTGCCTCGTCGTGCACCACCTCGACGACGCGGCCAAGCGGCGGCTGTTTGCCGCGCTGCGCCGCCGCCTGGAGCCGGGGGGCGCCATGCTCATCGCCGACATCGTGAGGCCGGCCAGCCGGTGGGGATGGCGCCACGCTGCGCGGATGTGGGAGGAGGATGTGAGGCGGCGTTCGCTGCAACTCACGGGCAACCTCGAGGCCTACCAGCGCCTGGCCGGCAGTGACTGGAACTGGTTCGACCACCCCGATGACCCCATGGACAAGCCGGCCACTTCGACCAGCTCACCTGGCTGA